In the genome of Vibrio sp. NTOU-M3, one region contains:
- a CDS encoding bacteriocin immunity protein, which translates to MRLHDRLEDYTELEFLELLNTIISAEGSDEYQDELLENFIATTEYPDGSDLIYYPENPEAGTPDNIVRIVKEWRLSQGLPCFKS; encoded by the coding sequence ATGAGATTACATGATAGGTTAGAAGACTATACCGAGTTAGAGTTTTTGGAATTACTGAACACTATTATCAGCGCAGAAGGTTCTGATGAATATCAAGATGAATTACTTGAAAACTTTATCGCGACAACAGAGTATCCAGATGGCTCAGATCTAATTTACTACCCTGAGAACCCTGAAGCTGGAACACCAGATAATATTGTTAGGATTGTCAAAGAATGGCGCTTGTCGCAGGGCTTGCCTTGCTTTAAGAGTTAA